The DNA sequence TTCGATTGGACTTTGGAAAACTATTCGATTGTGCAGGAACGTTCGGACTACATGCGATTTTTGTGGAACTCGGTGATTATTGCCGGGTCCTCCACATTGCTCGGCATATTGGTTGCGGTACCCGCGGCATGGTCGATGGCGTTCGCCCCGTCGCGCCGCACAAAGGATATTCTCCTTTGGATGCTCTCAACCAAGATGCTGCCGGCAGTCGGTGTCCTCTACCCCATCTACCTGCTGTTCATTCAGTTCGAACTGCTTGATACTCACATCGGTCTGATCGCTGTTGTCATGATGATCAACCTGCCCATCATCGTGTGGATGCTGTACACCTATTTCAGGGAGATTCCAAAAGAGATACTGGAAGCCGCAAGGATCGATGGCGCGTCATTGCGGTCGGAAATTCTTTATGTGCTGACCCCTATGGCCGTACCGGGGATTGCGTCGACTATTTTGCTGAACTTCATTCTAGCCTGGAATGAGGCATTTTGGACCTTGAATCTCACTGCAGCGAAAGCTGGACCTCTGACCGCTTTCATTGCCAGCTATTCAAGTCCTGAGGGACTTTTCTACGCAAAACTCAGTGCTGCCTCGACCATGGCCATCGCTCCAATTCTGATATTGGGTTGGTTCAGTCAGAAGCAACTTGTTCGAGGGCTGACTTTCGGTGCGGTGAAGTGAAATTTGATGAAAGAGTTGCGACGAAATGCGTGATATATACTGAAATGTGCTCACCTGCCCCTGATTATGACAACGAGAACGGTCACGACTGCGTGTCGTGCGGACGATCGTCTTCGCCAATCCGGTTCAGTTTCGCGGGCACATGATACGCTTGGAAAAATCGACATGGCACATATCGTACTGGAAAAAGTAGAAAAGAAATTTGGCGCGGTTACCGTCATTCCGCCGCTCGATCTTGAGATTGAGGACGGAGAGTTCGTTGTATTCGTCGGCCCCTCCTGTTGCGGGAAGTCAACGCTGCTCAGATTGATTGCCGGACTCGAAGAGGTAACAGATGGAACAATCCGCATTGACGGAAAGGACTCGACATCGATTCCGCCTGCCAAACGCGGACTTGCCATGGTCTTTCAGTCCTACGCGCTGTATCCTCACATGACGGTGCGCAAGAACATCAGTTTTCCGCTTCGAATGGCGAAACTGGAAAAGTCCGAGCAGGCGCGGCGCGTAGAACAGGCAGCTTCGGTATTGAATCTTACGGAGTATCTAGACCGACGCCCCGGTCAGCTTTCCGGTGGTCAGCGCCAGCGAGTTGCGATCGGCCGTGCCATCGTGCGGGAACCCGCGGCGTTCCTGTTTGATGAACCGCTGTCAAATCTGGATGCGGCATTACGCGTCGGTATGAGGCTTGAGATCAGCGGTCTGCACAAGCGGCTCGAGACAACAATGATCTACGTCACCCACGATCAGGTGGAGGCCATGACAATGGCTGACAAAATCGTTGTGCTGCACGATGGGAAGATTGAGCAGGTCGGTTCGCCTTTGGAACTTTACCGCACGCCTCACAATCTCTTCGTTGCCGGATTTATCGGTTCACCCAAAATGAACTTCATTGACGGTGCCAAGGCAAAAGACTTTGATGCTCACACGATAGGTGTTCGTTCGGAACACTTTGTCCCTTCTCACACTGAGGGACTCTGGAGGGGTCAGGTGGGATTGTCTGAACATCTTGGTTCCGATACCTTTCTTCATGTCCACATGGAAAACCGCAGCGATCCGATCACGGTTCGATCTGGTGGTGATGTAGACTTCCATCACGGCGACGCGATCTACCTTACGCCGGACTCAAATTACATCTATCGATTTGACGATCAGGGGTTGCGGATTTCTTGAAGTCGCTGTTTGATCAGTTCGTGATGATCACAGATGCGACGCGTGGTGTCGGACCGAATTTCGCCGAGTCCTATGCTGTCGCAGGTTTGCGGGTCGCAGTTAAACTCGAATCGGCAGGTCAGGAGGTGAGATCCGCCAGCCACCGTGCAACTCAGCTGTGATTCTTCTTTCGCAAGCGGCACTGGGTGATCTGCCTGTTTCGGTCAGGTGTCCACATTACTCCAGAACTGCCCTGCGACCCGGCATTGTCCACATCGGTCTCGGCAATTTCCAACGGGCACATCAAGCCTGGTATCTGCAACAGCTGCTCAATATGGGATTGAACCATGATTGGGCGATCGTTGGAGCCGGCGTCCGCCCGTACGATGCAGAGCAACGAGAGAAATTCCTTAAGCAGGACTTTCTGTCAACATTGATTGAACTGTCACCCAACGGAAAAAAGGCAGAAGTCATTGGATCAATGATCGACTACATTCCAGTTGAAGACGGACATTCGGCACTCATTCGAGGTATGGCAACCGAATCAACCCGAATCGTTACCTTGACGGTAACGGAAGGCGGTTATTACGTCGATCCGTCGACAGGAGACTTTGATTTATCCCATCCTGATATCCAGCACGATATTGTCAATGCGAATCATCCCACCACGGCATTCGGTGCGATTGTCGCGGCGTTGAAAAGACGGCGTGACCGTGGCTTTGGGCCTTTTACCTGTCAAAGTTGTGACAATCTTCAAGGCAATGGCAAGATTCTGCGTAGAAACGTAGTTACGCTTGCACGGGAAACAGATTTGGAGTTGGCTGACTGGATCGAGATCAACTGCACCTTTCCGTGTTCGATGGTTGATTGCATCGTACCTGCGACCGGTCCGGCTGAACTTGCATTGAGTCAGAAGTTTGGTATCTGCGACTTGGTGCCCGTGACCCACGAGAATTTCCGTCAGTGGGTCGTCGAAGACGAGTTTTGCGCCGGGCGGCCGGATTGGAATGAGGTCGGCGTAACTTTTACAGACAGTGTTCAGGATTACGAGGCGATGAAGATTCGAATGCTCAACGCAGGCCACCAAATCGTGGCCAATCCAGGCGAGCTATTGTCCATCGATACCATCGCTGAGTGCATGACACATCCTTTGATATTCGCCATGTTCCAAAAAGTGCAGCGAGAGGAAGTCATACCACACGTCAAACCGGTTCCTGACGTGACGCCTGAACAATACCTGCAGCTGATCGTGCAACGCCTGTCCAATTCAGCACTTGGTGATACTACCAGACGGGTATGCTTCAACGGGTCATCCCTGCATGCAGGTTTCATTCTGCCTACCGTCCGAAAGGGGCTATATTCCGGCACTCCGACAAATGGGTTGGCATTGGTTGAGGCCATGTGGGCACGAATGTGTGAGGGCACTCGAGAGGATGGGTCCACAATTGAACCGAATGATCCGTTGTCAAGTGAACTTCAAGGAGTTGCACAGATGGCCAGGGAACACCCGAAGGCCTGGTTGGAACAACGCGGAATCTACGGCGACATTGCTGATGCGACTGAGTTCGTCAAGAACTTCGAAACCTGGCTGGATAGAATATGGGCGGTCGGATGCGAGTCAGTGTTGAAGGAATACACAGCCACTTGAGATAATCGCGAGCACCGCGGTACGTCAAAATACCATGCTGGGACGACCGGTGTCTTGTCGCGCATTTGGGATAGCGTTCGTTTCGAGCAACTCGAAGACCTGCGTGCGAGATTCTGCCAAAATGGGTTGATTCGAGGGTATTTGCTGCATTTTGATGGAAATCGGCTTGATCAGGGAAATCTTCGACGCCGACAGTTCGCTTCAACGTCTTTGTATGTATTGAGTATTGATGCTCAAGAATCAACCAGCCGCGGCCATTCGGACTTGGTTTTGGCGATTGACAGGCAGATTTTCATATTTGAGTGCAAAATGCTCAGTGAAGGCGATGATGGGAATCAAAGGGTTTCAGAAGCCATTGCGCAGATCAAAAGTCGCGGTTATGCAGACAAGTATCGTGATGGAGTCAATTCAATTTACTTCATCGGTGCGGTATTTGACGGTAAGACAAGAAACCTCTCAAAGCTGGAAATCGTTCCTGATTGAATGGCTTCGTAGTTGAGTGCAGTTCTCAAAGAAAACCGAAAGGCCAAGACACCCCCATCTCCACGAATAATTTGGATAGCGGGCGGGTCCGTCAATTTATCTGATCACGTTGACGGAACCACTGCCTGGAATAATGATTGGACAATGGCTCGTCAACATTCAATTGGTGGGCGCACCTGGGATTGAACCAGGGACCTCTTGCATGTCAAGCAAGTGCTCTCCCCCTGAGCTATGCGCCCCAACAACAGTTTCAAGGTGAGCAAGATTTTACTCTACCATACTCGTTTGTTGAACCAAAGTTTCCCATGACCACATGAAACTCCCGCATGTCAATCCGGGTCTCCTTTATGAGTTCTAGGAATTCGTCTGCTGTAACTGAACTATTTGTCATTGAAGCACCGGAACAAAATGATGGTTTTTCGGAGAGTAATCCTACCCGACCAAGTCATCCGGACTCACAAAGTTGAAACTTTAGACCGGAATAAATGTAAGGTGTTACTGGAAGTGAAAATAGCACAAGACTCACCAGTGAATTATCGATAAAGCCGATTCACTGCAGTTCCAAATTGATCAGCAAATTCTTGAATTTAATTCTAGCCTTGCGCCCCAGCGATTCAATAATCCATGAAATTTACCGATGAGATAGCAAATTTCAATCAGTTTGGTTCATTTACCCAAATTGAACGGGACGATGATGTGGATTACTTCATCAATTGCTATTGGACTGCACGACAAAGGCAAGCCAACCGTATACACGAAGTCAGCTATCGGGCTTGCTTCAAGCCGCAACTTCCCGCCTTTTTTATCAATAGGCTCACGCAGATAAATGATGTTGTCTACGACCCATTCATGGGACGCGGCACAACACCGATCGAATCCGCTTTGCTCGGTCGCATACCCTACGGAAACGATGTCAATCCAGTCAGTATTGCGATTACTGAACCGCGCATCAATCCACCGGATCCATTTTCGATCCAAAAACGTTTGACGGAAATTCCCTGGGACAGTTTCAAGGATGTCGAAAATCAAGATCTGCTCGTGTTCTATCACCCGGATACGCTGGCAAAGCTGGAAGGATTGAGGAAGTGGCTCATTCAACGAGCAACAAGCGGGGCGCTCGACCCTGCTGACAAATGGATTCGAATGGTGGCAATCAATCGACTGACCGGCCATTCGCCAGGATTCTTCTCGGTCTACACAATGCCACCCAATCAAGCAGTGTCCATCAAAAGTCAACACCGGATCAACGAACGCAGAAATCAGATACCGCCAGTGCGTGACGTTCCCCTTCTGATCTGGAAAAAGTCCAAACGGCTGCTGTCACAACCCGTTGTGCGGGCGGCAAACTATCTTCTTCTGAATGAGCGTTCGGATCACACCGCACAAATTCCAGATGACAGCGTTGATCTGGTAGTCACATCACCACCGTTTCTCGATATAGTCGACTACGAGGCTGATAACTGGTTGCGTTGCTGGTTTCTATGCATTGACCCCCATTCGGTGGACATCACGATGGTCAAGTCGATCCACACTTGGCGACAGTTCACCCATCGGACATTGCTTGAGCTGTCACGAATCGTCAAACCGGGAGGTCATGCCGCATATGAGGTCGGAGAAGTCAGAAGTGCGAAAGTCCATCTTGAAACCGAAGTGATCGCTGCAGCTGAGGGTACCGGATTGGAGGTTCTCGGTGTGCTGATCAATCAGCAGGAATTCACCAAAACCGCGAACTGCTGGGGTGTTGACAATAACCGCAGGGGTACGAATACCAACCGCATCGTACTGATGCGCAACACAAGGTAGTCTTGCATGCCCTATCCGTCCAGAAATGCGACTTCCCTGAGTTCGTTGATCTGATCCTGGACCAGTGCCGCGTTCTCAAATTCAAGCTTTGACGCAAAGTCATCCATCTGCTTTTCGAGTCGGCGAAGCTCTTGCGCAACTTGCTTGGGATCCTGAAGGTCGACTTCACTGACAGATGCTGCCGTGTCAATCGCCGAATCCCGGTCGCCTTTACGGCGTTTGTTTCTTCGGCGGCCGTGCACTCCCTCAATGATGTCTTTGACTTCTTTTGCCACCCCTTCGGGAACGATACCGTTGACTTCATTATGCTGCCGCTGCTTTGTCCGTCTTCTGTCGGTTTCGTCGATGGCTGCCTGCATCGAGTCAGTCACGTAGTCGGCATACAGAATTGCGGTGCCGCTGAGATGGCGCGCAGCACGGCCGATAGTCTGGATCAATGAGGAAGTCGACCTCAGAAACCCTTGCTTGTCAGCATCCAGTACCGCAACCAGAGATACCTCCGGCAAGTCAAGACCTTCCCTCAGGAGGTTGATTCCGACCAATACATCAAAAACTCCAGCTCGAAGATCGCGGATGATTTCCACACGCTCAACCGTGTCAATGTCCGAATGAAGGTAGCGAACCCTTATGTTCTGTTCGCCCAGATAATCAGTCAGATCCTCTGCCATTCGCTTGGTCAGGGTGGTAACCAGCGTACGCTCGTCCAACGCGACCCGTCTGTTGATTTCCGACATCAAATCATCAACCTGGGTTCTTACCTCGCGAACTTCAACAACAGGATCAACCAAGCCAGTCGGTCGAACAACCTGATCGACAAAAACCGGATTCATCTGTCTTTCGTAGGGTCCGGGTGTCGCGGACATGCAGATCACCACATTCACCTTGTTTTCGAACTCCTCGAACATCAGTGGACGGTTGTCCAGTGCCGACGGCAGCCGAAATCCAAAGTTAACCAGCGTAGTCTTTCGCGAGCGATCACCTCGATACATGGCCCTCAACTGCGGAATGGTCACGTGACTCTCGTCAATGAAAATCAGCGCGTCCTTGGGCAGATAATCAATCAGGGTATCAGGCGGGTCGCCGGTCGCCCTGTTGGAAAGGTGCAGTGAGTAGTTTTCGATACCATTGCAGTATCCCAACTGTTCCAGCATTTCCAGGTCATAGGTTGTCCGCTGTGCCAGTCGTTGAGCCTCGACCAGCATGTTTTCCCTGTGAAGATGCTGAAGCCGGTTTTCAAGTTCTTTCTTGATTCGTATCACCGCTTTGTCAATGGTGCTCTGGGCGGTCACGTAATGGGACTTCGGAAATACCGTAAATCGTATGATCTGATCGTTGATCACTTCACCCGTCAGTGGATCAAACAGGTGGAGTCGATCGATTTCGTCACCGAACAGCTCGACGCGGACAACCGCTCGGTCAGAGTCTGCGGGATAGATGTCAATGACATCACCCCTGACCCTGAAAGTGCCTCTTTTCAGTGCGGCATCGTTACGGGTGTATTGAAGCTCCGCCAATGTCCTTAGGATTTTTCTCTGATCGATCTGGGCACCCTTTCGCAGATGAAGAATCATCTTGTTGTATTCATTCGGATTACCCAGACCGAAGATCGCCGATACTGTCGCTACGATGATCGTATCACGGCGCATAAGCAACGCATTGGTGGCAGAAAGACGCATTTGGTCAATGTGCTCGTTGATCGAGGCGTCTTTCTCGATATAGGTATCGGAACTCGGAACATAGGCCTCTGGCTGGTAGTAGTCGTAGTAGGAAACAAAATACTCAACGGCATTGTTCGGGAAAAAGTCCCGCAACTCCGAGTAAAGCTGTGCGGCCAATGTCTTGTTGTGAGCCAGTACCAGCGCTGGCTTGCCCGTTTGGGCAATCACATTGGCCATGGTGAATGTCTTGCCGCTGCCGGTCGCGCCCAATAGCGTCTGAAAAGGCGTTCCAGACTCTAGGCCTGTGATCAGCTCCCTGATCGCGGCAGGCTGGTCGCCCGACGGGCTGTAGTCCGAAGTCAACTCAAACTGCTGCAAGATTTTGTCTCCGTATATATCCGTTCGGCTATACTTTTAGCGATATTCCCTAAGCCAACCTGAGTCCATCGACAATGAGTACAAACGCCCTGTCCGACCGAGTCAATTCCATTAAACCTTCAGCTACAATCGCTGTATCTACCCTCGCCCGGGAACTGCGGGCAGCAGGACGGGATGTAATTGGACTTGGTGCCGGAGAACCTGACTTCGATACACCGGAGAATGTCAAACAGGCAGCGTTTGAAGCGATTACCAATGGCCTCACAAAGTATACACCAGCCGATGGAACTGCCGAGCTGAAGCAAGCCGTTGTTGACAAGTTCGAACGCGAGAACCAATTGACATACAGTCCTGCGAATATTATTGTTTCCACCGGTGCCAAGCAAAGTATTATCAACGTAATGACAGCACTTCTTAATGAGGGAGATGAAGTCATTATCGTTGCACCCTACTGGGTATCCTATACCGATATGACTGTTCTTTCAGGCGGCAAGGCGGTGGTGATTGATGCTGACATCGAGCAGGATTTCAAGCTGCAGCCTGAACAGTTGCGGGAAGCAATTTCAGATCGGACCAAATTGTTGATGCTGAACAGCCCGAGCAATCCGACCGGAGTTGCCTATAGCCGGCAAGAACTGGAACAGCTGGCGCAGGTTTTGCTGGAATACCCGCAGGTTCACATCCTGACAGACGACATTTATGAACACATCCAGTGGAGCGGCAGCCCGTTTTGCAATATTGTCAATGCATGTCCTGAACTCTTTGAGCGAACCATTGTGGTGAACGGAGTATCCAAGGCCTATGCGATGACAGGATGGCGAATCGGATTTGCCGCGTCCAATGAGACATTGACTGCAGCGATGCGCAAGATTCAGTCGCAAACCACCTCGAATCCAAATTCGATTGCGCAAGCCGCAGCCGTGGAGGCGCTCAATGGACCACAGGACGCAATCACGGTCATGGTTGAGCAATTCAAGAAAAGACACGATTTCATTGTCGCCGCCTTGAACGAAATCGATGGCATCAAATGTCTTGCCGGGGACGGTGCGTTTTACGCATTTCCCGATTGCCGGGAACTGATTGAAAGATTGGAAGGTGTGGATTCTGATGTGGCCTTGTCTCAGCATATTCTGAACGAGGCTGAGGTGGCGGTCGTTCCAGGAAGTGCTTTTGGAGGGCCCGGTTACATCAGACTTTCATTTGCGACAAGTATGGATAATCTTGAACAGGCGATGCAGCGAATGCAGCGTATTTTCTGACTCGTGCAAGTTTTTGCAGTTTTCGGATTGATCAAGATGGTTTGCCGGATTGAAGCCCGTCAACACCATGAATCACACTGAGACCGCATTGACCGATTCCGCCAATCGAAGTTCGAAGCGCTCGCTGACTTTGAGCACAAAACAGATTTGCCCAACTAGCGACACATTATTTTCGCCCCATTGATTGAGGAGACACTTAAACATGCTGAACCCTGAATGGAACGATGAAAGAATCGAAGACTATCTCAAGTCCCTGGATTGCTGGCAAGGTGACATCATTATCGAGCCACTTGTCGGAGGCCTGTGCAACAAGAGTTTTGTGGTCACCGATGGCGACGTAAGGTCGGTCGCCAGAATCGGTTCTGACATACCTGTACACGGCATCATGCAGACTTCGGTTCAAGCTTCGATGCAGGCTGCGGCAGATATCGGAGTCAGCCCGAAAGTTCACTATACCGAAAGGTCACTCGTCATTCTGGATTTTCTGCCAGGTGGAAGCCTGCGACCGGAGGACATGGAGGGAAACCCTGCGAACTGCGAAAAAATCGTGCGTGTTTTGAAACGGCTGCATGAGGGGTCGGATCATGTACACGGTGCCCTCACCTATTTCTGGCCGTTTCAGGTCATCCGCAATTATGTGGAAATCGGCACTCGGAAGAATTCCCGGCTGACCGATCAGTTTTCCGAGTTGGTTCGGGTCAACAATCTTCTGGAAGGCAATATTCGAAGTTACCTGCCGGTTCTGACACATAACGATGCGGTTCCACAAAACTTCATGTTTGACGAATCCAGTGAGGTCTGGCTGATCGACTGGGATTACGGTGGCTATGGACATCCGATGTTCGATCTCGTCGGTGTCAGTTGTAATGCGGACATGAGCGAGGGTTCGGAGCGTGAGCTGTTCGAAATGTACTATGGCACGATCGATGAGGACTTGGACCGACAGCTTGTGGCATTCAAATTGGTACTGAATCTTCGCGAGTACATGTGGGGAATGGTTCAGGAAGTGACATCCGATCTCGACAGCGACAATGTTGCTGCATCCATGACCGATCTGTATCCGGACCAGGAAGCCGGTTATGAGGGATATACAAACATGAACAGGGATCGTTTTGAAAGCAATTGGAAACGGTACTGCCACATATTCGAATGATGGTGAAACGAATTCATTTACCGGAAATTCTCACGCGGTAATGTTCCCGCTTGCATTTGCTAAAATGTAATTTCGGACTGTATGCGCAAGTCAGCATGCGGTTGCTGGAAAAACTTAATTTGCGATCCGAAAGGATGGAGGTATCCAACATGCAAAAGTACATTTGTAATGCTTTAGTAGCTTGTTTTGCTGTGGTCTTATCCTATGTTCCAATCGCTTCGGCCGAGGTCGAATCGACAGACCCGATAAAGATTACCTGGCACGACTGGACCGGGCAGTTTATCACCGCTACGATGGTCGGTGAGATTCTCAAATCAATGGGATACAGCGTAGAGTATGTACCCGCCGATTACATCGCACAGTTCGTCGGACTTGAATCCGGCGATCTTCATGTCGCGGTGGAGATCTGGGAGACCACGGGAAAGGATGCCCTTGAAGCTTCACTTGCAACCGGCAAGACCGTTGATCTTGGCGAGACAGGCATGGATGCGATTGAAGAATGGTGGTATCCCTTGTATATGAAGGAAAAGTGCCCTGGATTGCCTGACTGGACAGCCTTGAATGGTTGTGCCGAGGCATTCTCGACACCTGAAACCCATCCCCGCGGTCGATATCTTGGCGGGCCCGTGACTTGGAGCGGCTATGACGACGAGCGGGCTGAGTCACTTGGACTGGATTACGACGTAGTCCATGCCGGCACAGATGCAGCTCTGTTTGCAGAGATTGAATCGGCTTACCAGCGAGGAGCGCCGATCTTGGCCTGGGTCTATGCCCCACACTGGGCACCGGCAAAATACGAAGGTGAGTGGGTTGAGTTTCCACGCTACACGGACGAATGCTACAACGACCCGTCATGGGGAGGCAATCCCGATATGGCATATGATTGCGGCAAACCCAGAGGATGGATCAAGGCGGTCGGCTGGGCTGGCGGCGAGCAAAAGTGGCCCAAAGCCTATCAGGCGATCCGAAATTTCACGATTGACAATGACCTGATGAGTTCCCTGATTATCAAGGTGGACCTTGAGGGAATGTCTGTCGAGGATGTTGTCGCTGATTGGTTGGCCAACAACGAGTCTGTGTGGAAAGCCTGGACAATGTAAATGTAGCGAATTGACACCTCTGATAAGAACGCGCCAGCACCCATTGGCCGGTTCTGGCGCGTTTTTGCTTTCATGGGCAATCAATTGAATTGAATCCAAAACGACGCCATGCCCGAGTCTGATGCCATCCTGACCTGCCAGAATGTCTGGAAGCTGTTCGGCAAGGACGCGGAGCGCTTTCTGTCCGTTGAATCCAACATCGATGACGCTGCGCTGTCATCGGCCGGATTGATCGGTGCCGTACGCGATGCGAATATTGAAGTCGCCGAAGGCGAGATATTTGTCATCATGGGATTGTCAGGTTCTGGAAAATCGACATTGCTCCGATGTCTCTCGCGCCTGATTGAGCCCACGTCAGGTGTGATCGAGTTTGAAGGTGAGAATCTTCTCGATCGGACCGAGAATCAGATGATTGAGATACGACGACACAAAATGGGCATGGTATTCCAGCATTTTGCCCTGATGCCGCATCTGACAGTTCTCGGTAATGTTGCCTTTCCTTTGGAAGTACAAGGGGTCGACAAGAAAAACAGAGAAGAGCGCGCACACGAGGTGATCAAACTGGTGGGTCTGAAAGGTCGGGAATCGTACTATCCCAGAGAGTTGTCAGGCGGTCAGCAGCAGCGCGTCGGCATTGCCCGATCCCTTTCAGTTGAACCCAAGATATGGTTTCTGGATGAACCGTTTTCTGCGTTGGACCCCTTGATCCGACGGGAAATGCAAGATGAGTTTCTCAAGATCCAGTCAGTGCTCAACAAGACCATTGTGTTTATCACACACGATTTTAACGAAGCGATTCGACTTGCTGATCGGATCGCCATTATGAAAAGCGGTCTGATCATCCAGGTCGGAACACCCGAGGAACTGGTATTGCATCCGGCCGACAGCTATGTCGAAGAATTTACCAACGATCTCACACGTTCGAAAGTTTTTTCTGCGCGAACTGTAATGAAGGACAAGCCTCCGAATACAGTGACGGGAGGGAGCGTTCTGCAGACCACCAAGGTCGATGAGCTGGCCGAAGAGCTGATCAACTCAGAACGACCGTATGATGTCGTCGACAGTGAGGGTGAGATCCTGGGAATGATCACACGTGAGGATGTGATCAACGTCCTCGTCAACAAGTCTACCTAGATCCCAGCGAAATGACCGGTGCTTCAGTTCAAGCTCGACTCACTCTTGCACGATCGAAACAAATTGCTTTATGGCTGTTGGCGTTTGCGATCATCGCCGTTATCTGGTTAGGTGGTGAACTATGGCCTTGGGCGGTAAAGGCACCGAAGGAACTCAGCTGGAAGATTGAGAGTCTGGGTAGCTGCACATCGGTGCGCTATTGTGTCACAGGCTTCATGAAATGGCTGGTTGGAGACGAAGCCTATGTCTTCCCCTGGACCTTCAAGGAATTCACTCGGGCTATCGCTGCCGGAATCGAACTCCCCTATCAGTTTATTAAATCTCTCCTGGTTGCCGGCTTCACCATCCCCGTGGGTGAAGGGCAATCATGGCAGACTCCCCCGCTGTCATGGCTGGGCATCACAATCGTCATGACTTGGGTTGCCTATCGTCTCAAGGACTGGACTTTGGCATTGATGGTCTTTCTGTGTATCGGCTACATCACGATCTTCGGTCACTGGGAAAGCGCAACGATCACCTTGTCCTCTATCGCTGTCGCAGTTCCGATTGGAGTGATCATCGGAATCAGTTTTGGCATTCTGGGCTATCGTTATCCAACGTTCGAACGGGCGATCACCCCGATACTCGATCTGATGCAGACGGTTCCGATCTTTGCCTATTTGGTACCAGTTCTGTTCTTGTTTGGCTTCGGCCCGGTATCCGCCATAACGGCAACCGTTATTTACGCAACACCACCCATGGTTCGAATTACCATGCTGGCACTGCGGACTGTTCCGACCGATATCAAGGAATTCGGCAAGATGGTCGGGTGCACAAGACGTCAGATGACATGGCGAGTCCTCATACCATCGGCGAAACCGGGTCTGATGGTTGGTGTGAACCAGGTCATCATGCTATCGCTGAATATGGTGATTATCGCCTCCATGATTGGTGCCGGTGGATTGGGATTCGATGTGCTTGCATCCTTGAGACGCCAGGCGATCGGAGATGGGTTGGAAGCTGGTATTGCCATTACGTTGATTGCAATTGTCGTTGATCGTCTGACACAAGCGTGGGCAGCACAGGCACCGGAAATGTACAGCGAATCCGACGATACACGGAGCAATCGTACCAGGTTTCTCCTTGTTGTGTTCACTGTGCTGGCAATTACGACCA is a window from the Acidiferrobacterales bacterium genome containing:
- a CDS encoding ABC transporter permease subunit yields the protein MTGASVQARLTLARSKQIALWLLAFAIIAVIWLGGELWPWAVKAPKELSWKIESLGSCTSVRYCVTGFMKWLVGDEAYVFPWTFKEFTRAIAAGIELPYQFIKSLLVAGFTIPVGEGQSWQTPPLSWLGITIVMTWVAYRLKDWTLALMVFLCIGYITIFGHWESATITLSSIAVAVPIGVIIGISFGILGYRYPTFERAITPILDLMQTVPIFAYLVPVLFLFGFGPVSAITATVIYATPPMVRITMLALRTVPTDIKEFGKMVGCTRRQMTWRVLIPSAKPGLMVGVNQVIMLSLNMVIIASMIGAGGLGFDVLASLRRQAIGDGLEAGIAITLIAIVVDRLTQAWAAQAPEMYSESDDTRSNRTRFLLVVFTVLAITTTVGFALPFFAQWPEVWEVTTGQFWNDLVKWININFFEQLEAVKIFILLNILKPVKSFLLNLPWPGVLILLGLAGYQLGGPKLALLVVSLAGFILITGQWTKAMITVYLCGISVVFASIIGMAVGLIASGSTRVKKVVIILIDTLQTLPSFVYLLPVVMLFRVGDFSAMVAVVLYALPPAVRYTIYGIEQISASLIEAAKTSGCTKVQTLTKVQIRLAWPEIMLGVNQTVMFALSMLVITALVGTRDLGQEVYIALTKADTGRGLVAGLSVAFIAIITDRLISAAARRRKQALGI